One window of uncultured Trichococcus sp. genomic DNA carries:
- a CDS encoding iron-sulfur cluster biosynthesis family protein, with amino-acid sequence MKLTFTENAMQRLEKLGMTEELSLYMSSIYGCGGPDSSMFTIRAHDTENPNYDTVLDTNFGAIKVTKDSLQQLDEDNIIDFKDSSFSFVLKSNRGLLNPHMNYENMKLKD; translated from the coding sequence ATGAAATTGACATTTACTGAAAATGCCATGCAACGACTGGAAAAATTGGGGATGACCGAGGAACTCTCTTTGTACATGAGCTCCATCTACGGCTGCGGCGGACCAGACAGCAGCATGTTCACGATCCGAGCCCATGATACGGAAAACCCAAACTACGACACCGTTTTGGACACCAACTTCGGCGCAATCAAAGTCACCAAGGACAGCCTGCAGCAACTGGATGAGGATAACATCATCGACTTCAAAGACAGCAGTTTTTCCTTCGTCCTGAAAAGCAACCGCGGACTGCTGAACCCGCACATGAACTACGAAAACATGAAGTTGAAAGATTGA